The genomic interval GCCCGCGATCTGGATTGCGCCGGTGGACGCGCCGGTCTCGGCCATGATCAGCGATTCAGCGCGGAACCAGCCGATCAGAAAATTGGTCGCGGGTTTTTCCCGCACCATGATGCCGTCAACCGCTGCCGCGTAGGCGAACTGGGAATCCGTGACGAAATAGACGCTGTCCGGGTCAAAAGCATCGGGCCGGCCGACCGAACTGTACGCTTCCTTGACTATCTCCCGCGCCACGGTATAGACGATCGGGTCGGAATGAGGATTTATGAACCGAGTGTTATATTGGGCGCACTTCTTGGCGACTTCGCCGATGATGTTGAGAGAAGCGATGGTCGCGATGTCCTCGATGTAACCGATGCCCGTGGTATACAGGATGGGTTTGCCCATTTCGGTTGCCCTGCCCACCGCGTCGTCGATGGCTTGAAGCCCAGCGATCTTCCGGATATAGAGCTCTTTGCCTTTGCGGGCGTGGTAGATGTAATACAGGATTATGAAACCGAAGATCGCCAGGGCGATGAAAATGTTCAGTTTATTGCGGTCGATCCACTGGGCACTGCTTTTTACCGGTGTGGATATTCCGGAAAACGCCCTGATCGTATCCTGAACCGCGGCCACTTTGTAATAGTATTGTTTGTTGTCCTCGGTCTCGTCCTGGATGAAATTCTTGCCGTTCCCGATGAAGTTTATTTTTTCAAAATCGACGCCGTTATCGCTGCGATAGATCTCGTAATTCGTCAGGACGGCGTCGTCGGGAGATAATTGCCATTCGATGTTTATTGTGCCGCCACCATCGTCAGGGGCGTCATACGCCTTCAGATCGGTGGGCGGAGCAAGGGCCACTGTGAATGCTAAAAAGATCAGGGTCATACAACCTCCTTATTTTTGTGTTTCTCTCTTGTTGTTTCCTCTCCTCTTTGAGGAGAGGGTAAGGGTGAGGAGTTCAAATCCTTATTTTTTATTTGATTCAGAATATCCTCCAAAACAGCATTCAGATTCAATAGAACATCCCTGTCAGAATATCGCAGGACAAGGATACCCTTATGTTTTAAATAAGCACTGCGTTTTGTGTCATAATAGAGTATTGTACTCTGCAAATGTTGACTGCCGTCAATTTCAATACATAAGTTGCGCTCAGGACAGAAGAAATCAAGTATGTAAGAACCTACAGGATGTTGCCTTCGGAATTTGGTATGGATAAGTTGTCTATTTCGAATCTTAGACCATAGTTTCTTTTCTGCGTCAGTCATGTTTTTTCGTAGCTGTTTAGCTCTTAAGGTTTTTATTTTTGTTTTTATCAATGTAAACCCTCACCTTTATCCTCTCCCTTGGAAAGGGAGAGGGATGGAAAAGGAGTATCTCCTCCCTTGGAAAGGGAGAGGGATGGAAAAGGGGTATCTCCTCCCTTGGTAAGGGAGAGGAATGGAAAAGGGGTATCTCCTCCCTTGGAAAGGGAGAGGGATGGAAAAGGGGTATCCAGGTCCTTTGGAAGGACGAGGGATATGAGCGGAGTGTATTCTTTTGTAGGGAAGAGGGGTGGAGAATAAGAATTTTTCTCCCGTATATCCCTCTCCTCTTTGAGGAGAGGGTAAGGGTGAGGAGTTCATTCTCGGCATCCACACGGCTTTTCCCCGCATTTCGGGCAGCCGCGCCCGTACTTTTTCATGGCGCGCTCCGCATCAATGCCCAGAATCGAGCCGACCGATAATAGCCAGGCCAGGGAATCGGCGAATTCTTCCTCTATTCTTTTCTTTTCGCCCTTACGGATCGCACGGGCGAGTTCGCCGATCTCTTCGATGAGCCAGTTAAAGGTTTTGGGTAAGCCGCGTTTGGAATCTCTCTTGAAATAGATCTGCTGGATCAAGGACTGGTGCCTTTTCAAATCCATTAAATAAAGTATATACTTAAATCTTTAATTTGCAAGAGCAAGATGCAGCGGCAATAAGCAGCAAAAAAGGGAAGGGTTTTTAGGCCCTTCCCTTTTGTTGACTCGAGGATCGGTTAGAAGTTGTACTCCCAGTCGTCATCCCAGTCTTCGCCGCCGATGCCGTTCCCGTTGCCGTCCAGGTAATAGTCCTTGTCGCTCTGTTTCAGGTCTTTGGACGCGAATGCGTCGGGCGCTCCGGAGGTCGCGCGCATGTAGTAGTAATCGGCGTATGTCACGTCGTCAGCGTAGTTGGTCCATATCCTGAGATTACCCGGGACAAAGCCGTCATTGTCAAAGACCTTGATGGTGGTCAGGTCGATCAGGGTTTCATCCATTTTCTTTGAGAACGTGAAGCGCGCGCCGCCAGTTATGCCGGCGACGTCGACCGTAGGCGGGATCACCGTGTCCACGCGGAAGTAACCGCCGGTATCGGGTTCGGTCGCTTCCGGCCCGTTATCGTTGCCGTCGAGCGGGAATATGTATTCGGGCGTGACCGATTTTGCCACGCGCTGCAAGTTGGCGCAGGTAATGGTGAACGTGTAGTTGGCGCCGTACGGAACGTCGCCGCTTGGCGTTACCACGACCGTTGTCGGCGTTATCGCGACGCGGGACAGCGGATAGGTCGTTCCCGTCGATTGGTTCTCGAGGTTGTAATTGCTAAGGTCCCTGAGATCGAACGTATCCATCGGTATGCTGAACAGGATCGTTATCGGCGGGGTCTGGTCAGCGGTCAGGTCCTGGTACGGGCTAAGGTCTGCGATCTTTGACTGAGCCGTGGAGATCAGGGTATCGGTATTGCCGGTCGTATAGAAAGTGGAGAGGTAGTCGTCATAGGGCGCGCCGTCGATA from bacterium carries:
- a CDS encoding fibronectin type III domain-containing protein; amino-acid sequence: MTLIFLAFTVALAPPTDLKAYDAPDDGGGTINIEWQLSPDDAVLTNYEIYRSDNGVDFEKINFIGNGKNFIQDETEDNKQYYYKVAAVQDTIRAFSGISTPVKSSAQWIDRNKLNIFIALAIFGFIILYYIYHARKGKELYIRKIAGLQAIDDAVGRATEMGKPILYTTGIGYIEDIATIASLNIIGEVAKKCAQYNTRFINPHSDPIVYTVAREIVKEAYSSVGRPDAFDPDSVYFVTDSQFAYAAAVDGIMVREKPATNFLIGWFRAESLIMAETGASTGAIQIAGTDQVSQLPFFVTACDFTLIGEELYAASAYISKEPLLMGGIKGEDFSKLIIGIALIAASIIGLLTKFPVLNLFK
- a CDS encoding endonuclease domain-containing protein; the protein is MIKTKIKTLRAKQLRKNMTDAEKKLWSKIRNRQLIHTKFRRQHPVGSYILDFFCPERNLCIEIDGSQHLQSTILYYDTKRSAYLKHKGILVLRYSDRDVLLNLNAVLEDILNQIKNKDLNSSPLPSPQRGEETTREKHKNKEVV
- a CDS encoding MazG nucleotide pyrophosphohydrolase domain-containing protein, producing MDLKRHQSLIQQIYFKRDSKRGLPKTFNWLIEEIGELARAIRKGEKKRIEEEFADSLAWLLSVGSILGIDAERAMKKYGRGCPKCGEKPCGCRE